A portion of the Mesobacillus sp. AQ2 genome contains these proteins:
- a CDS encoding metalloregulator ArsR/SmtB family transcription factor — MQLDRIVAFHKAMGDPTRIRIVALLARGPLHGQAIAGKLGLTPPTITHHIKKLRDVNVIIERRDKNTIYFHLNESVIKQQTKSLGKLIMKKEEEVEALLDQNIERQKVIENFMTKDGKLKNIPAQRKKRLMIFEYMIRGLKAGKKYPEKELNEYIKKFYEDYATIRREFIINHYMYRENGIYELNPEEMWAQPE; from the coding sequence ATTCAGCTGGATAGAATTGTCGCTTTTCATAAAGCAATGGGCGACCCTACAAGGATAAGAATTGTTGCGCTGCTGGCCCGCGGGCCGCTTCATGGCCAGGCGATCGCTGGCAAATTAGGCCTCACGCCGCCCACAATCACACATCATATAAAAAAACTGCGTGATGTCAATGTCATCATTGAGCGCCGGGATAAGAACACAATCTATTTCCATTTGAACGAGTCGGTCATCAAGCAGCAGACCAAGTCGCTTGGCAAGTTAATCATGAAAAAGGAAGAGGAGGTGGAAGCATTGCTCGATCAGAATATCGAAAGGCAGAAGGTCATTGAGAATTTCATGACAAAAGACGGTAAATTAAAAAATATTCCGGCCCAGCGGAAGAAAAGGCTGATGATTTTTGAATACATGATCCGTGGTTTAAAAGCGGGTAAAAAATACCCGGAAAAAGAGTTGAACGAATATATTAAAAAGTTTTACGAGGACTATGCTACAATCAGGCGTGAATTCATCATCAATCACTATATGTATCGCGAAAATGGGATTTACGAACTGAATCCGGAAGAGATGTGGGCACAACCAGAGTGA
- a CDS encoding carbon-nitrogen family hydrolase, whose translation MKFKIACLQMDIAFGNPEKNYAAASLMIDRASSHNPDIMVLPELWTTGYDLANLDGTAEEEAQKARVFFHEAAVKHQTHFIGGSVANKTEAGIENTMLIYNKNGNFAGKYSKLHLFQLMDEHLYLAAGKEKGLFSLDGHSFAGLICYDIRFPEWVRAHALQDVEALFIVAEWPIQRLEHWRALLIARAIENQCFVIACNRAGADPNNTFAGHSMIIGPWGDVIAEGGEGEEILFAEIDLDQVKEARSKIPIFADRRPELY comes from the coding sequence ATGAAATTCAAGATTGCATGCTTGCAGATGGATATAGCATTCGGAAACCCTGAAAAAAACTACGCTGCTGCATCCCTTATGATTGACCGGGCAAGTTCTCATAATCCAGATATCATGGTCCTTCCTGAACTATGGACAACCGGATACGATCTGGCCAATTTGGATGGCACAGCCGAAGAAGAAGCACAGAAGGCCAGAGTTTTTTTCCATGAAGCAGCTGTGAAGCACCAAACCCATTTTATTGGCGGTTCCGTTGCCAACAAAACAGAAGCTGGCATTGAAAATACAATGCTCATTTATAACAAGAATGGTAATTTTGCCGGAAAATACAGTAAGCTTCACCTGTTCCAGCTTATGGATGAGCACTTATACCTCGCTGCTGGGAAAGAAAAAGGCTTGTTCTCTTTGGACGGACATAGTTTCGCCGGGCTGATTTGCTATGACATCCGCTTCCCGGAATGGGTGCGTGCCCATGCCCTTCAAGATGTTGAAGCACTCTTCATTGTCGCAGAATGGCCTATCCAGCGGCTTGAACACTGGCGCGCTTTGCTTATTGCCCGTGCCATTGAAAACCAATGTTTTGTCATTGCCTGCAACCGCGCCGGAGCGGATCCTAACAATACATTTGCGGGCCATTCAATGATCATCGGTCCCTGGGGTGACGTGATCGCTGAAGGCGGGGAAGGCGAGGAGATCCTGTTCGCAGAAATCGATCTTGATCAGGTTAAAGAGGCGAGGAGCAAAATCCCTATTTTTGCAGACAGGCGGCCTGAACTGTATTAA
- a CDS encoding pyridoxal phosphate-dependent aminotransferase produces MEFEQSELLKSLPRQFFASLVQKVGTYTEKGADVINLGQGNPDQPTPEHIVDTLKTAAENPLNHKYSPFRGFRYLKEAAAEFYKREYGVDLDPEEEIAILFGGKAGLVEIPQCLLNPGDSILVPDPGYPDYWSGVELARAEMIKMPLREENGFLPDYTELGSEELAQAKLMFLNYPNNPTGAIADQAFFDQTIDLAQKHNICVVHDFAYGAVGFDGKRPYSFLQSKGSKDIGIEIYTLSKTYNMAGWRVGFAAGNKSVIAAINLLQDHMYVSLFGAIQEAAAEALLGSQECVAELNDLYESRRNILIDGLTGIGWKVTAPKGSFFAWLKIPEGFTSSVDFADFLLEKAHIAVAPGIGFGEYGEGYVRVGLLTSEKRLKEAVSRIESLGIFKKDIDNDL; encoded by the coding sequence ATGGAGTTCGAACAATCTGAGTTATTGAAAAGCCTGCCCAGACAATTTTTTGCTTCGCTCGTGCAAAAGGTGGGCACATATACCGAAAAAGGGGCTGATGTCATCAATCTCGGACAGGGGAATCCTGACCAGCCTACCCCGGAACATATTGTGGACACATTAAAAACAGCTGCCGAAAATCCTCTGAACCATAAGTATTCACCATTCCGTGGATTTCGGTATTTAAAAGAAGCGGCAGCTGAGTTTTATAAAAGGGAATATGGCGTCGATCTTGATCCTGAAGAGGAAATTGCCATCTTGTTTGGCGGCAAGGCTGGACTGGTCGAAATTCCTCAATGCTTGTTGAACCCTGGAGACTCGATCCTTGTTCCAGATCCTGGCTATCCTGACTACTGGTCAGGAGTCGAGCTGGCAAGGGCAGAAATGATAAAAATGCCGCTGAGAGAAGAAAATGGCTTCCTTCCTGACTACACCGAGTTAGGCTCCGAAGAACTCGCCCAGGCGAAATTGATGTTCTTGAATTATCCTAATAATCCCACTGGAGCGATTGCGGATCAAGCATTCTTTGACCAGACAATCGATCTTGCACAAAAACATAATATATGTGTTGTCCACGATTTTGCTTATGGGGCGGTTGGCTTTGACGGAAAACGCCCATATAGCTTTCTGCAGTCAAAGGGTTCCAAGGATATAGGCATCGAGATTTATACTTTATCGAAGACGTATAATATGGCCGGATGGCGAGTGGGTTTTGCAGCTGGCAACAAGAGTGTGATTGCTGCAATTAATTTACTCCAGGACCATATGTACGTCAGTTTGTTTGGTGCGATCCAGGAGGCTGCTGCCGAAGCGTTGCTTGGATCACAGGAATGTGTAGCAGAATTGAATGACTTGTATGAATCAAGAAGAAACATACTCATTGACGGTTTGACAGGTATTGGCTGGAAGGTCACTGCACCCAAAGGGTCTTTTTTTGCCTGGCTTAAGATACCCGAAGGATTCACCTCATCCGTTGATTTTGCTGACTTTCTTCTGGAAAAAGCCCATATTGCCGTTGCACCTGGAATTGGGTTTGGCGAGTATGGTGAAGGCTATGTTCGGGTAGGCTTGCTCACTTCTGAAAAGAGATTGAAGGAAGCAGTCAGCAGAATCGAAAGCTTAGGAATTTTCAAAAAAGATATTGACAATGATTTGTGA
- the mtnW gene encoding 2,3-diketo-5-methylthiopentyl-1-phosphate enolase, producing MSEITATYIVHDAKHNPEKKAEGIALGLTVGSWTDLPELDQKQLKKHKGRVVSVEGSGLDANSDTVATIKIAYPAINFSPDLPAILTTVFGKLSLDGKIKLVDLEFGDQLKKTFPGPRFGIEGIRNKLGVYDRPLLMSIFKGVIGRDLPFLLKQLKEQSLGGVDLIKDDEILFENELAPFEKRIMSGKQVLEEVYQTTGHRTLYAANLTGRTTQLKDKARKAAELGADALLFNVFAYGLDVLQELREDDEIGIPIMAHPAVSGAFTAADEYGFSHSLLLGKLLRYAGADFSLFPSPYGSVALEKQQALSIAEALTAEDQFKRTFPVPSAGIHPGMVPLLIEDFGLDSIINAGGGVHGHPGGAQGGGKAFRQAIDTVLKGKTLEEGAHEFNELRAAIELWGLAKAVAK from the coding sequence ATGAGTGAAATTACAGCAACTTACATAGTCCATGACGCTAAGCATAACCCAGAGAAAAAAGCAGAGGGAATAGCACTTGGTTTGACAGTAGGATCCTGGACAGATTTGCCGGAATTGGACCAAAAACAATTAAAAAAGCATAAGGGAAGAGTGGTTTCGGTCGAAGGCAGTGGCCTGGACGCAAATTCTGATACCGTGGCGACCATTAAGATCGCTTATCCGGCTATCAATTTTTCTCCAGACTTGCCGGCAATTCTTACAACGGTTTTTGGCAAGCTATCGCTCGACGGAAAAATAAAGCTGGTCGATCTCGAATTCGGAGATCAATTGAAAAAAACTTTTCCAGGTCCCCGATTCGGGATTGAAGGAATCCGCAATAAGCTGGGTGTTTATGACAGGCCATTGCTGATGAGTATCTTCAAAGGAGTGATCGGCCGCGACCTTCCATTCCTGTTAAAACAATTGAAAGAACAAAGTCTTGGCGGAGTCGACCTGATCAAGGATGACGAAATCTTGTTTGAAAATGAGCTTGCTCCTTTTGAAAAACGAATCATGTCAGGAAAACAGGTCCTTGAAGAAGTCTATCAAACTACCGGTCACAGAACGCTTTATGCTGCCAATCTGACGGGCAGAACGACCCAGCTGAAAGACAAGGCGAGAAAAGCAGCTGAGTTGGGAGCGGACGCATTGCTGTTCAATGTTTTTGCCTACGGACTTGATGTACTGCAGGAGCTAAGGGAAGATGATGAGATTGGCATTCCGATCATGGCGCATCCCGCGGTAAGCGGTGCGTTTACAGCAGCGGATGAATATGGTTTTTCCCATTCTTTGCTGCTCGGGAAGCTTCTACGCTATGCTGGTGCAGATTTCTCCCTGTTTCCATCTCCTTATGGCAGTGTCGCCCTTGAAAAACAGCAGGCTCTTTCGATCGCTGAGGCATTGACTGCCGAGGACCAATTCAAGAGAACATTCCCTGTCCCATCCGCTGGTATCCATCCGGGAATGGTTCCCCTTCTTATCGAGGATTTCGGACTGGATTCGATCATCAATGCTGGCGGCGGTGTTCATGGACATCCCGGGGGAGCACAGGGAGGCGGAAAAGCTTTCAGGCAGGCGATCGACACAGTGCTTAAAGGTAAAACGCTCGAGGAAGGTGCTCATGAATTCAATGAGTTGAGGGCAGCAATCGAACTTTGGGGTTTGGCTAAGGCGGTGGCAAAATGA
- a CDS encoding 2-hydroxy-3-keto-5-methylthiopentenyl-1-phosphate phosphatase, translated as MSHPVIFCDFDGTVTEKDNIIAIMNRFAPDGWEELKEGVLNRTISIREGVGKMFSLLPVSLKEEIIEFALKNARIRPGFQDFLDFAREEGIPVYIVSGGIDFFIEPIIKSFGPIEGIFCNGSDFSGESIKIEWPNSCDDQCSNDCGCCKPTIMRNLDQDGIYKIVIGDSVTDLEAAKQADYVFARDYLKDKCEEWKIPYTPFETFHDCIEALKIQTGVRG; from the coding sequence ATGAGCCACCCAGTCATTTTCTGTGACTTTGATGGTACAGTGACCGAAAAGGATAACATTATAGCCATCATGAACCGGTTTGCTCCAGATGGGTGGGAAGAACTGAAGGAAGGAGTGCTGAATCGTACGATTTCCATCAGGGAAGGAGTCGGGAAAATGTTCTCCCTCCTTCCAGTCAGCCTGAAGGAGGAAATAATAGAGTTTGCCTTGAAAAATGCGAGAATTCGTCCCGGGTTCCAGGATTTCCTTGATTTTGCGAGAGAGGAGGGGATTCCTGTCTATATTGTCAGCGGCGGGATTGACTTTTTCATTGAACCGATCATCAAATCATTCGGGCCGATTGAAGGCATTTTTTGCAATGGCTCAGATTTCTCAGGTGAATCAATAAAAATTGAATGGCCAAACAGCTGTGATGATCAATGTTCAAATGATTGCGGTTGTTGCAAGCCAACCATCATGAGGAATCTGGATCAGGACGGAATCTATAAAATCGTCATCGGTGATTCCGTGACCGACCTCGAAGCAGCCAAACAGGCAGATTATGTGTTTGCGAGAGATTATTTAAAAGATAAATGCGAAGAATGGAAGATTCCATATACACCTTTTGAGACATTCCATGATTGTATTGAAGCTCTTAAAATTCAGACAGGGGTGAGAGGATGA
- a CDS encoding methylthioribulose 1-phosphate dehydratase, with translation MSILESKWEELADVKAELAERDWFMGTSGNLAIKVESDPVQFLVTASGKDKRKRTDEDFLLVDQYGRPAEETHLKPSAETLLHVEVYKKTNAGCSLHVHTIDNNVISEVYGDRGEVQFKGQELIKAFDLWEEDAVLKIPIIPNYAHIPTLAKAFSEHVKGDTGAVLIRNHGVTVWGRSAFEAKKILEATEFLFRYQLRLLEHKPFQLFKVV, from the coding sequence ATGAGCATTTTAGAATCAAAATGGGAAGAGCTGGCTGATGTGAAAGCCGAATTAGCAGAGCGGGATTGGTTCATGGGAACAAGCGGGAACCTGGCGATTAAAGTGGAGAGCGACCCGGTGCAATTCCTTGTGACAGCAAGCGGGAAAGATAAGCGGAAGCGGACGGATGAGGACTTCTTACTTGTTGACCAATATGGTCGGCCGGCAGAGGAAACACACTTAAAGCCTTCTGCTGAAACCCTCCTTCATGTGGAGGTCTATAAGAAGACCAATGCAGGCTGCAGCCTGCATGTCCATACCATTGACAATAATGTGATTTCCGAGGTGTATGGTGACAGGGGGGAGGTTCAATTCAAAGGACAAGAATTGATTAAGGCATTTGATCTTTGGGAGGAAGATGCTGTTCTCAAAATTCCCATTATTCCAAATTATGCTCATATCCCAACGCTTGCTAAGGCATTTTCCGAACACGTAAAAGGGGATACTGGAGCCGTTCTGATTCGCAATCATGGTGTTACCGTCTGGGGCAGAAGTGCCTTCGAAGCCAAGAAAATCCTCGAAGCGACGGAGTTTTTGTTCCGTTATCAATTGAGACTGCTCGAGCATAAACCATTCCAGCTGTTCAAAGTAGTTTAA
- a CDS encoding cupin domain-containing protein, with the protein MAYIVKQNTQERIIEEQQVEAFLNSQEVIYEKWEINKLPASLQEKFLLSDEEKQQILDVFKAEIDDISARRGYKAQDVISLSDHTPNLDQLLANFKQEHHHTDDEVRFIVSGHGVFVIQGKDGEFFEVFLNPGDLISVPENIRHYFTLQEDRQVVAVRIFVTTEGWVPIYENDKVSQSQ; encoded by the coding sequence ATGGCATACATTGTTAAGCAGAACACACAGGAAAGAATCATTGAGGAACAACAGGTAGAAGCATTCCTGAATTCACAGGAAGTCATTTATGAAAAATGGGAGATCAATAAGCTGCCAGCTAGCCTTCAGGAAAAATTCCTGTTATCTGATGAAGAAAAGCAGCAGATCCTTGATGTATTCAAGGCTGAAATCGATGATATTTCAGCGCGTCGCGGTTATAAAGCACAGGATGTCATTTCGCTGTCAGATCATACACCAAATCTTGACCAGCTGCTTGCGAATTTCAAGCAGGAGCACCACCATACAGATGATGAAGTAAGGTTCATTGTCAGCGGGCATGGTGTATTCGTTATACAGGGAAAAGACGGTGAATTCTTTGAAGTATTCCTGAATCCGGGGGATTTAATCTCTGTTCCTGAAAATATCCGCCACTACTTTACGCTTCAGGAAGACCGCCAGGTGGTAGCAGTCAGGATTTTCGTTACCACTGAGGGCTGGGTGCCGATTTACGAAAATGATAAAGTAAGCCAGTCACAATAA
- a CDS encoding aspartyl-phosphate phosphatase Spo0E family protein, whose amino-acid sequence MYQTQNALLKEIDRVRELMITAALETGYTSNETVRHSQELDTLIYEYQALCKETEVQRQKTKILFRQIILLTKKQYILSHA is encoded by the coding sequence GTGTATCAAACGCAAAATGCTTTATTGAAAGAAATTGATCGCGTCCGGGAATTGATGATCACTGCTGCACTGGAAACTGGATATACAAGTAATGAAACAGTGCGACACAGCCAGGAACTTGACACCTTGATTTATGAATATCAGGCATTGTGCAAGGAGACAGAAGTGCAACGGCAAAAAACAAAAATCCTCTTCAGACAGATAATCTTGCTTACCAAGAAACAATATATTTTGTCACATGCTTAA
- a CDS encoding electron transfer flavoprotein subunit beta/FixA family protein yields the protein MHIVVCVKQVPDTKIIKINPKTNTLDRRSAPAILNPYDAHAVQEAVKIRDKTGGTISVLSMGPPQAVAVIKKSVEIGADQGYLISDRAFAGADTLATSYALSKALEKISKNNPIDLVICGKHAIDGDTGQVGPGIARRLDIPPITNVIEVSEVNKDEKYVHIKRKQIDGYEVLQSQLPCLLTVEKEINDIEYAPMPNMIKAARYEPVIWSVNDLEDVDKTQLGLKGSPTIVGKMFSPPKLEGGKRLEGNPDSQVEQLMGVLLERKDLLKLNTANS from the coding sequence ATGCACATTGTCGTATGTGTCAAGCAAGTGCCCGATACTAAGATCATTAAAATCAATCCCAAGACGAATACTCTGGACAGAAGGAGTGCACCTGCGATATTGAATCCTTATGATGCCCATGCTGTACAGGAAGCGGTCAAAATCAGGGATAAAACAGGTGGAACGATTTCTGTTTTGTCCATGGGACCGCCACAGGCAGTTGCCGTCATCAAGAAAAGCGTTGAAATTGGCGCGGACCAGGGTTACTTGATCTCTGACAGAGCGTTCGCGGGTGCGGATACACTTGCTACAAGCTATGCTCTTTCCAAAGCGCTCGAAAAAATTTCAAAGAATAACCCGATTGACCTTGTCATCTGCGGAAAGCACGCAATTGATGGCGACACAGGACAAGTAGGACCGGGTATCGCCCGTCGTCTTGATATACCGCCAATCACAAATGTTATAGAAGTTTCAGAGGTTAATAAGGATGAAAAATATGTTCATATCAAACGGAAGCAAATCGATGGTTATGAGGTACTTCAATCGCAGCTTCCTTGTTTGCTGACAGTTGAAAAAGAGATTAATGACATCGAATATGCACCGATGCCTAACATGATCAAGGCTGCACGCTATGAACCTGTAATATGGTCAGTGAATGACCTCGAGGATGTGGATAAAACACAGCTTGGCTTAAAGGGATCTCCAACCATCGTAGGCAAGATGTTCAGCCCTCCTAAACTGGAAGGCGGAAAAAGACTGGAAGGAAACCCGGATTCTCAAGTAGAACAGCTGATGGGAGTCTTGCTGGAACGAAAAGATTTATTGAAATTAAATACAGCCAACTCTTGA
- a CDS encoding electron transfer flavoprotein subunit alpha/FixB family protein, translating into MQENQGVWVFIEVNDGKIEGVSLELLGAGRKLADKLEVPLAGVMLGEGVMPLANEVIYAGADQVYVVDHPVLKDYRTESFMKGVCILAEKYKPEIFLYGATPNGKDLASAVATDLSTGLTADTTMLDVDVEKRLLEASRPAFGGNIMATILCKKHRPQMATVRPKVMKALEADTGRKGVIIEEELELREEDMRTKVLKIVKDVTKKASLAEAHVIVAGGKGMGDIQGFQLIHELAEVIGASVGGTRDVVEAGWLKHEQQVGQTGETVTPKIYFAIGISGAIQHVEGMKNSELIIAINKDPNAPIFDVATYGIVGDALEIIPKLIKQFKELSKEKGGEMSYV; encoded by the coding sequence ATGCAAGAAAACCAGGGAGTCTGGGTATTCATTGAAGTAAATGACGGAAAAATCGAAGGTGTTTCGCTGGAATTACTGGGTGCCGGCAGAAAGCTTGCAGACAAGCTGGAGGTTCCGCTTGCTGGTGTGATGCTCGGCGAAGGTGTTATGCCTTTGGCAAACGAAGTGATTTATGCTGGGGCAGACCAGGTATATGTGGTCGATCATCCAGTCCTGAAAGATTACCGGACTGAGTCGTTTATGAAAGGTGTTTGTATACTCGCAGAAAAATATAAACCCGAGATTTTCCTTTATGGTGCGACACCAAATGGAAAGGACCTGGCCAGTGCAGTTGCAACTGATTTAAGCACAGGGTTGACTGCAGATACGACAATGCTTGACGTTGATGTGGAGAAAAGGCTGCTCGAGGCAAGCCGTCCGGCATTTGGCGGAAATATCATGGCCACGATCCTTTGCAAAAAACACCGGCCGCAAATGGCGACCGTAAGACCGAAAGTCATGAAGGCCCTGGAAGCTGATACAGGCCGAAAGGGAGTCATCATTGAGGAAGAGCTGGAGCTTAGGGAAGAGGATATGCGCACAAAAGTGCTTAAAATTGTGAAGGACGTAACAAAAAAGGCAAGCCTGGCGGAAGCTCATGTCATCGTGGCAGGTGGAAAAGGAATGGGCGATATCCAGGGATTCCAGCTGATTCATGAACTGGCCGAAGTCATCGGCGCAAGCGTCGGAGGAACAAGGGATGTTGTTGAAGCAGGCTGGCTTAAGCATGAACAGCAGGTCGGGCAGACGGGAGAGACCGTCACACCAAAAATTTACTTTGCAATCGGGATATCTGGAGCGATCCAGCATGTGGAGGGCATGAAAAACTCCGAATTGATCATCGCAATCAACAAAGACCCGAATGCACCGATTTTCGATGTCGCCACATACGGCATAGTGGGTGATGCATTGGAAATTATTCCAAAGCTGATCAAACAGTTCAAAGAGCTCAGCAAAGAGAAGGGCGGGGAAATGAGCTATGTCTGA
- a CDS encoding FAD-dependent oxidoreductase: protein MSEKFDVIVVGAGPAGTSCAYNCAKNGLKTLLIERGEYPGSKNVMGGVLYRKQMEDIIPEFWKEAPLERPVVEQRFWMMDKESVVQFGYKGLEWAVEPYNNFTVLRAHFDQWFAQKAVEQGVLLINETVVTECIVENGKVIGVRTDRPDGEVFADVVVLADGVNSLLSKQLGFHREFRPDEVALTVMEVINLPKDKINERFNLEGNHGTTIEIFGDSTQGNLGTAFLYTNKESLNIGVGTTLSSMIKAKLKPYELLDYLKKHPMVRPYLEGGESAEYLAHLIPEGGFHSVPRVAGNGVLVVGDAAQLVNAIHREGSNMAMASGQMAAEAIVEAKKDGDFSERSLNRYKEALFGSFIIKDLEKYKDAAHTFETYPQYFKEYLPMMNKAMSKFFTVDGTPKREKQKEIMRSVTAEKGTFKVMQDIYRAWKAVK from the coding sequence ATGTCTGAAAAATTTGATGTAATCGTCGTAGGAGCCGGCCCTGCTGGAACATCATGTGCCTACAACTGTGCAAAAAACGGATTGAAAACATTGTTGATTGAACGTGGGGAATATCCAGGCTCAAAGAACGTTATGGGAGGAGTTCTTTACCGTAAACAGATGGAAGACATCATTCCCGAGTTCTGGAAGGAAGCACCGCTGGAAAGACCAGTCGTTGAACAGCGGTTCTGGATGATGGATAAAGAATCAGTTGTCCAGTTTGGTTACAAAGGTCTCGAATGGGCGGTCGAACCATATAATAACTTTACAGTACTGCGGGCACATTTTGACCAATGGTTCGCACAGAAAGCTGTCGAACAAGGGGTATTATTGATAAATGAAACAGTTGTTACGGAATGTATCGTTGAAAACGGTAAAGTGATAGGCGTAAGGACCGATCGTCCAGATGGAGAAGTGTTTGCAGATGTTGTCGTGCTGGCAGACGGGGTTAATTCCCTGCTTTCCAAGCAGCTGGGCTTCCATAGGGAATTCCGGCCTGACGAGGTGGCCCTGACGGTGATGGAAGTCATCAATCTTCCGAAGGACAAAATCAATGAACGCTTCAATCTTGAAGGAAATCATGGAACGACTATTGAGATTTTCGGGGATTCTACACAAGGCAATCTGGGCACTGCCTTCCTTTATACGAACAAAGAAAGCTTGAATATCGGGGTAGGAACGACACTTTCAAGTATGATCAAAGCAAAGCTTAAGCCATATGAGCTGCTGGATTATCTGAAAAAGCATCCAATGGTCCGTCCATATCTGGAGGGAGGAGAATCGGCGGAATATCTCGCCCACTTGATTCCTGAGGGTGGATTCCATTCTGTTCCGAGAGTTGCCGGAAACGGGGTGCTTGTCGTAGGGGATGCTGCCCAGCTTGTCAATGCAATTCACCGTGAGGGTTCCAATATGGCGATGGCTTCGGGACAAATGGCTGCAGAAGCGATCGTTGAGGCCAAGAAAGATGGCGACTTCAGTGAGCGCAGCCTGAATCGCTATAAGGAAGCATTATTTGGAAGTTTCATCATTAAAGACCTTGAAAAGTATAAGGATGCGGCACATACCTTCGAGACATACCCGCAATATTTCAAGGAATATCTGCCAATGATGAACAAAGCGATGAGCAAATTCTTTACAGTGGATGGGACACCAAAGAGAGAGAAGCAAAAAGAAATCATGCGAAGTGTAACGGCCGAAAAAGGAACCTTTAAGGTAATGCAAGATATCTATCGTGCCTGGAAGGCGGTGAAATAA
- a CDS encoding 4Fe-4S dicluster domain-containing protein, protein MSTTNIEEKQFLLRFKCDTKSHLTVLDHDVCMTQCPDKLCTVFCPAEVYKWEGKRMQVGYEGCHECGSCRIGCPYQNIKWEYPKGGHGIVFRLA, encoded by the coding sequence ATGTCAACAACAAACATCGAGGAAAAACAATTTCTTTTAAGGTTTAAGTGTGACACGAAATCGCATCTTACCGTACTTGACCATGACGTCTGCATGACACAGTGCCCTGATAAACTTTGCACCGTATTCTGCCCGGCTGAGGTTTATAAATGGGAAGGAAAAAGGATGCAGGTAGGCTATGAAGGCTGCCATGAATGCGGCAGCTGCCGGATCGGCTGCCCGTACCAGAACATCAAATGGGAATATCCAAAAGGCGGCCACGGAATCGTATTCAGGCTCGCGTGA
- a CDS encoding hemerythrin domain-containing protein, producing MTGCMSGLNQDSSFTLSEGLQQLKSEHPPLLEKLADLLDLSRKVEEGMEIEENFLKLKELVVEFLAELEPHSEREEGVLFEMMAAYIGREMGPIAVMEYEHDQAKRFIGTFLHNTKDGMGLTAEQMIDNAQLIKNANYTLVSHFSKEESILFPMAENMFSEEEKQELAQRIKLIK from the coding sequence ATGACTGGCTGTATGAGCGGTTTAAACCAGGATTCTAGTTTTACATTAAGTGAAGGTCTTCAACAGTTAAAAAGTGAACACCCGCCATTATTGGAAAAGCTTGCGGACCTTTTGGATCTTTCACGAAAAGTTGAGGAAGGTATGGAAATAGAGGAGAACTTTTTAAAGCTGAAGGAGCTGGTCGTCGAATTCCTCGCTGAACTGGAGCCTCATTCAGAGCGGGAAGAGGGCGTTTTGTTTGAGATGATGGCTGCTTATATCGGCAGGGAAATGGGACCAATAGCGGTGATGGAATATGAACATGATCAGGCAAAACGGTTTATCGGAACTTTCCTTCATAACACAAAGGATGGAATGGGACTAACAGCAGAGCAGATGATCGACAATGCGCAACTGATCAAAAATGCAAACTACACTTTGGTGAGCCATTTCTCAAAGGAAGAGAGCATCCTGTTCCCTATGGCAGAAAATATGTTCAGCGAAGAAGAAAAGCAAGAATTGGCTCAGCGCATTAAGTTAATCAAATAA